TCGGCGGAAAGGTCGATGTGTTTCTTGTTTTCAACAACATCGGAGGAGATTGTCAGGTAGCACAGCTCGCTCAGCTTGATCCTTATTTCATCGGCGGCGGCCTTGTTCGGTCCGCTTCCGACAATCGCCCAATATCTTTTATGGTTTATCGTCTTTTCGACGGCCTTGCGAATATTCTCCCGCTGGCCCAGCACATTTCCCATTAACCCCGGCGCCGTCTCCAGCGTGCGGAGTTCCGTTGCCGCCTGCTCGCCGGAAATGGAAGAAACCAAAGCGGCAATGGCGAGCGCAAGGACGTTGCCGGCAATGATCTGCGAATAGAATGCCTTCGTTGAGGCGACTGCCATCTCGATATCGCGGCCATCGGAGGTATAAAAAACACCGTCCGCCTTCATCGTGATATCGGACTGCCGGCGATTGACGATTGCGACTATTTTAGCGCCGCGTTCCCGGGCCATCGCCACGGCGCGGTTGGTATCGGTAGTCGTTCCAGACTGGGTGATCGGAATAACCAGTGTATCATGGAGGTCCTGTTTGAGACTGAAGCCGCTGAGCTCGGAGGCAAGCATGGCCTGCACAGTGATTCCGCTTCCCCGCAGATGGCGTGCCAGCGCATCGGCTATGGCTTTTCCGGCGACGGCTGCCGTTCCGTGGCCAATCACGCATATAATGTTGATCTTTCCGGACAGCAACCCCTCCCGTATTTCTTCGGGAATGACATCTTCTCCCAGACTGAAAACCGCCGTTTCTCCCCGTTTTCCTTTTTCGATCAGGTATTTGCCAAGGAGTGTTTTACGGACGGAGTGGGCGGATTCACCAATTTCCTTCAAAAAATAATGGGGGTAGCGGCCACGATCGATATCACGGGTTGTGATCTCCGCCCGCCGGACATCCTCTTCATTGAGCCTGACAGGTGTTTTATCATAGAAAAAGGCGGTTACCCCTTCCACCCCTCCCGGGGTATCCTGATCGAGAATAAAGATCTGCCCGCTTCCCTTTTCATTGCCGCCGGGTGGCGCTTTTTCCCCGTCTATTTTTATGAAAAAAGGGGTCTCCTCGACCAGACCATAGAGTTCCGAGGAAAACAGATAGCGATCGGGGGCGATTCCGACATAAATTGATTGGCCGCTCCCCCTGAGCGCCAGCAAAACCTTGCCCGGTTCCAGACTGCTTACCAGGGCAATGGCATGCGAGCCCTCAAAATCCCTGACTGCAAGCCGGAAAGCCTCTTCCAGATCGCACCCGCCGCGCAGGTAGTGCTCAATTCGCAGCGGAATGATCTTGGTATCCGTGGTCACTTCCGGGGCGATCGCTCCCCCTTGTGCCGAGAAGGATTCCCGGAGCTGCTGATAATTATCGATGTCGCCGTTGAGTACTACATTGATCGTCCATAACCCTTTTCCGTAAAAGGGGAAATCCTGTTCTTTCAACGTGGCCGCACCATTTCCCGGCAAGGTGAAGTTTCCGATTGGATGGCAGTTTTCTTCGGTGATGGAACCAACGGAAGCCCAACGGGTATGGGTAAACGCCGTTTCAAAGGCCGCGGGGATGTCGGCAAAAAGATGAAAAAGGGCATCCCCGGCAATCCTCTTGCGTAGTTCCCGGACATTCCTTCCCAGCTCGCCGATGATCTCCGCAGTTTTATAGGTAAAAGAAACGGCGGTTGCCTTACCCGCAGCAGCCCGGGGGGTAAAGCAAATCGATCCATCAACTGCATCGCCGGCGGCGGTGCGTTTTTCCCATTCCGCCGATAATCCCCTGGTGCGGATGACGTTCATAATCCCGCTCAAATCAGCGTTATTTTCAGGGACAAACGATATCTGCACCCCCGCCGAATCCCGTCCGCGGACTTCGAGGCGATCGAGACTGTTCAAAAGAAAGTTTAGTTTCCGGTATTTGTAAAGGGCCGGCGGCGGCAGCAAGAGGGGATCATCGATACCGGCAACGGTGCAAATCTTGTTAACGTTATCAATAACATCCTTTTCCAACACCCAAAGCAAATCCCGAAGCATGATCAAACCCCGGTTTATTTCTTCGAGATCGGAGGTGGAAATCCGTCCGGCTTGTTCTGCAAGTGTTGACTCCTCTCTAACAAGAAATTCCTGCATGGTCCCGCAAAGCCTGCGCAAAAGCTTCACCGCGGCAGGATCGTAAAAAAGCGCTTGCCGGCCCTTTTCTCCTTTCAAATAGAGCAGCTCCTGCTCCATTTGAGTTTGGGCGTCCTTGCCGCCCAGATAGGAAGCCGGAGCGATTCCGCCGGAAAAAACGGCATTCAGATCATTTTCGGACAGGGATGTAAAAATCTCGACGAGTTTGCCTCCTTGGCATGCATCGCCGTTCACGCCCGTTCGGTTGGAAACGGCAGGCACGCGGCGCAGTGTCAGTATCCCCGCGAAACCGCAGCACAAGGTGTTGGGAAGAAGAGGAAAAATGATCAAGGTTGGCGTCCCGACACGCAGCGGATTATGGCCTACCACAACCCGACATTCCCTCAGGAAAGAGAAACTGTTTTTAAAAAACTTCTTTAAGGTCATCAATTAAGTGTCCCTTCGACAATATAAAAAACAACGGCTGGCGCTCGGCAATCAGAGAGCTTCTGTGCCGTCATTAGCGAAAAGAGGGTATTATCGAAAGCGCCCGTTCGACAACGTCATCTACTGTACACTGCATCCACTTGGCGCCCGTTGAGGAAACTTCCTTGTCAAGAGCCGCCATGACTCCCAAATAGTCTTTGCCTGCACCATTTGGGGAAGCGAAAAATGAGGTGAGAAATTGCTCACGCATGCTTTTTCCGGCATCCGCTTCCCTTTGCCCGGCAATGCCTTTCTCTAGTTCTCCCCAGCGATCGCGAAATTCGCCCTGTCGGCGGAGAATTTTTTCACGAACATGCTCCGGCAAAAGTTTTTGTCCCAGCGCAATCGAGCTGTCCATATTTTCGGCCAAGGCCCGGAAACGCGAGAGCCTTTCGGATGCCGCCGCGTCTATAACCTCCAAAGCCCCCTCGATGAGGGCGTCTCCATATTCCGCATCCCTGAAAAACCGGGCGCGAATGTGGATGTACCACTGCCTCAACGCCAGCAGATTCGCATAGTAGATGATATTGTTGATTACCCGCCTTTTGATGTCGCCGTAAAGTCCAGGATGAAATCCCTTTTCAATAGCCGGTTTTCTTCCGCTGCGGAGCAATTTCCCGCCCTCGGGACAATCCCCGCTCCATACCTCGCCTGCGGCAATTACCGTTCCGAAGCCGATCCTGGCCGGCCCGATCAGCCCCCCCTGCCCGCCCAGAAAAATCGGCGCCTCCTTCAACATAACCCCCCGGGGCACGTCTCCCAAAAGCGAGGCGGTAGCCTTGTCCTGGTTGGGCGTATAATTAAAATGAATATATGAACTTCCCACTTCGCTATGATTTTTGCGGCTGGTTCCCCCGGCCATCAAGACATCGCAGAAATTTATCAGACTCCCGAGGGTGACAAAGGGAAAGAGGATTGTCTGTTTGAGCCCCACCGTGTGTCCCGTTTTAGCCTCTTCTTCAAGCAGGCAGCCAGCGCGAATATGCGCGCCAGAAGCCATGCTTACCCGCT
The sequence above is drawn from the Syntrophobacterales bacterium genome and encodes:
- a CDS encoding SIS domain-containing protein, yielding MIIFPLLPNTLCCGFAGILTLRRVPAVSNRTGVNGDACQGGKLVEIFTSLSENDLNAVFSGGIAPASYLGGKDAQTQMEQELLYLKGEKGRQALFYDPAAVKLLRRLCGTMQEFLVREESTLAEQAGRISTSDLEEINRGLIMLRDLLWVLEKDVIDNVNKICTVAGIDDPLLLPPPALYKYRKLNFLLNSLDRLEVRGRDSAGVQISFVPENNADLSGIMNVIRTRGLSAEWEKRTAAGDAVDGSICFTPRAAAGKATAVSFTYKTAEIIGELGRNVRELRKRIAGDALFHLFADIPAAFETAFTHTRWASVGSITEENCHPIGNFTLPGNGAATLKEQDFPFYGKGLWTINVVLNGDIDNYQQLRESFSAQGGAIAPEVTTDTKIIPLRIEHYLRGGCDLEEAFRLAVRDFEGSHAIALVSSLEPGKVLLALRGSGQSIYVGIAPDRYLFSSELYGLVEETPFFIKIDGEKAPPGGNEKGSGQIFILDQDTPGGVEGVTAFFYDKTPVRLNEEDVRRAEITTRDIDRGRYPHYFLKEIGESAHSVRKTLLGKYLIEKGKRGETAVFSLGEDVIPEEIREGLLSGKINIICVIGHGTAAVAGKAIADALARHLRGSGITVQAMLASELSGFSLKQDLHDTLVIPITQSGTTTDTNRAVAMARERGAKIVAIVNRRQSDITMKADGVFYTSDGRDIEMAVASTKAFYSQIIAGNVLALAIAALVSSISGEQAATELRTLETAPGLMGNVLGQRENIRKAVEKTINHKRYWAIVGSGPNKAAADEIRIKLSELCYLTISSDVVENKKHIDLSAEPLIIVCAAGSPESVIGDIAKDVAIFKAHKSSVVVFAEEGETRFDAVADAVIQLPGAPLPLPVILNTLAGHLFGYYAACSIDEDALFLRTFKSRLNTVMVDQVKRKLSAYEGFTDEGLRGLVNNFTTEFLKMKQLGRFSQTGVGTISDLTLLLKYAGGKLPLDDFRHDFPESELLSPVDLLDVTLGNAVDELSRPIDAIRHQAKTVTVGTSRKETLPEGPVSALLSLLSFGVQSLLSSNILLLERIQGAVSAVTGYTLYAIDKLDKAGKPVDETTIMIVKRGGVSLQMQSRVEKTSALVGTKKGIVALQRIYAGLGRTDGAPLVIVPLLGNNERVENLLLLHVIFNENLSVKERLKIIGKRVNKLKDLIQECNLSWNDNLLADIPVGFLLGESAETIVGWITKNSTFCRKG
- a CDS encoding UDP-N-acetylglucosamine pyrophosphorylase; translation: MDMKIPETVIRLREKGVTMPNPGLVEIGAEVDPERIAANGVVLFGGTRITGKKTLLSAGVKLGEEAPVVLDNCSLGENVELKGGFFSDSVFLERVSMASGAHIRAGCLLEEEAKTGHTVGLKQTILFPFVTLGSLINFCDVLMAGGTSRKNHSEVGSSYIHFNYTPNQDKATASLLGDVPRGVMLKEAPIFLGGQGGLIGPARIGFGTVIAAGEVWSGDCPEGGKLLRSGRKPAIEKGFHPGLYGDIKRRVINNIIYYANLLALRQWYIHIRARFFRDAEYGDALIEGALEVIDAAASERLSRFRALAENMDSSIALGQKLLPEHVREKILRRQGEFRDRWGELEKGIAGQREADAGKSMREQFLTSFFASPNGAGKDYLGVMAALDKEVSSTGAKWMQCTVDDVVERALSIIPSFR